GTCATgctatgccatgccatgcctcTCTTCCATAGTTGTATGGTTACTTCTCTTATAAGAAGCTTAATTATGGATGGTCTCCTTTCCTAACTGGAAGGTATATCTTATGATAACAGAATTAATGGCCATAATCACACACTTGAATagcttaaaattatatttttgaagaaattagagtctTGACTTAATTTTTACCACCAAATCTTTAGATGGAAATTTAGTTTGGCATTTACAGTAATATTGACAATTATTTCTTCACTCGGCTttaatattaccataaatatatgtgtgtgtatatatatatatgagttttgctacatacaagcatagttgtgcactaatctgtgtaccaatactgatttattgatacttaaaatttaaattaacactgtttttaataaaatctactttttgaccaatcacatcacattggtgcacagattagtgcacaactatgcttgcaactatatttttcctatatatatatggtattgaAATAACCATTTTGGAGCCTTAAAATCGAAACGGGGCAAAGCACATGAGAGTACCTAAatgattttcctttaaattaatttaaaggaaatctaatacaatatatatCCATCACATAAACTATGTCCAACCTTGAAAGTAACTGCTGATTAAAGAATTTCAGACAGCCCATCATTTCAATCTGCAATTAATGAGCTCAGTCCTTTAACAGCTTTGCATATTCTATGGCATTTAGATATGAGATGGCATCCTCTCCACTGGCTATTCATTTAGCTATTTCACTTAAAAAGAGaagaattattaattattagtacAAAATATGATAATGCTTGCAGGTCATTACACTTCTAAAATGACAGGAAAACTCCTGTAGTACTATAAGTGTTTGTTAtcttttcttaataaaatttcctCAGCTAGTCTATGGACATAATCACGTTGTCGAATCGCATTAAATTTTATGTGTCATGTGTGTGcttaattcttatatttttacaattattttattgtctgtcacgttatatatattgtttgtgGGTGTGATATGTTCACaacagaaaaaagaaaccaTTAATACCTAAAGTAATATACATGGATATAATGACATATACAtggaaagatataaaataaaatacagagAAGATCatttacattattcttattctcttgcatacttactatatatatagggcCGGCTATAATTATAACATGCTTAAGAAGCCTATTAAGCCTTTCTCAGAAGCATATTAAGCCTTAATTTACCTGACAAATATGCTTCTGAGAAAGGCTATAAGCATCATGCATGTATATGTGCCAGTACTCAATACtgcgagctagctagctatcgACGTTGACGGGAACATTCATATTGATCTCAAGTCTTTAATTaaccaagctagctagctagttctAAAATGGCCCGACTCCAATTTCTTGCTGCTGCTTTATTTCTTTACTGTACCCTGATCATAACAATGTcccaatttcattttattcatgCAAAACGTAGGGGATTGAGCCTAAAGATCATCCCTAGGGACAGCCCAGAGTCTCCTTTATATGCTGGAAACCTGACTCAACTTGAGCGGATAGAAAGATTTATCAAATCCTCTGAAGCTGGATCTCAATATATTTTGGGAACAAAATCAACTACTACGACTACCAATTCAACGCTACTATCGTACCAGCCTGAGAACATTCGTCTTCGACTGCTTCTTGAAGGCGTTAAATTCTTGGTGCAGGTAGGCATTGGATCGAACACCAGAGAAACAAATGTTTTTATTCGTGGACGCAGGTGGTGGCCTGATTTGGACGCAGTGCGAGCCATGCACCAACTGCTACCCGCAAGCATATCCCATTTACGACTCAACTGCTTCCATTTCCTACAGAAAGCTCCCCTGCAATCACCCGCTCTGTCAAGGTGACAGTGCCCTCTACCAATGTGTCGATGGCGAATGCGTTTATCACTATGAATATGGCAGCGGAGAGACCACCAAAGGCATTGCATCTTTGGATACATTTGAGCTTTTGGTTGGTGATCAAACTACCACTGAGTTCATTCCTGATATAATCTTTGGTTGTTCCAAGGAGTCCCATTTTCCTCAATTTGCCCAAAATGGTGTCATTTCTGGGATCTTGGGATTGAATCTGTCGCCGGATTCTCTGGTGAGTCAGCTGTTTGATGACGAGGACCGGCGTTTCTCTCATTGCTTTGTGCCTTTTCCTGATGCAATGATGTCTCCTAGTTTCCTAAAATTTGGCAATGACATTCCCCCGCCGCCGGCAAACATTCAGACAACCCCATTTGTGACACTACCGTGGTCGTTTCACTACCATTTGAATTTACTGGATATAAGTGTTAGTTCTCATCGCATAGGATTCCATCCAGACACTTTCAAAATCAAGAAAGATGGCTCGGGTGGTTGTACTATAGACTCTGGAACTCTGATCACTCAAATCGATCAAAACACTGTTGGGATCGATGCATTTTCTGTGGTGATGACTGCATTTCAGAATTATTATGATTCGCTCGGGCAGCTTGAGAGAGTTTACTCGACTGAAGGTTTTCCACTTTGTTACGAGTACCCACCGGATTTCGGGGACTTTGCCACAATGACGTACCATTTCGAAGGTGGAGACTACTTTGTGGATTCAATGTACGTAAACTATTACTCCGATATAGGATATTATTTCTGCGTAGCAGTGAGGGAAGGAAATGGGCAAAGTATACTTGGAGCATGGCATCAGCAAAATATGCGCATTACTTATGATATCCATGGCGTGCACTGCATTTTGCTGGAGAGACCTGTGCTAATAATGATTCTACctaattcatatataatattattgtaacaacccgctagaaatttaattgtgaaatttctattaacttaggaactcgtgaaaaccccataagttttcacgaatccattaatcgtataggtttttgtctaactacatagttagtgttattatttactatggtatcagaagtgtgtttttgattattggagatagttagaagtgtcaaaatgtattatggtttgtgccattagactcggagggttatttaaagtcttatggcgcaataacattttttcatattttcggacaaaacgtctgttcaaaactgtagatattattggataaaaagaaatatcttgaggtaattttcatgaatattattgggtaaaaatattttgagttgatttttatagatattattagataaaaatatcttaagttgatttttatagatactattggatagaatattatgagataatcttttatagatattttgggtaggagaaaactacactcaactctcaactccagccacatctcttccatatctcatccataagtatctccagccacctctccccacgaaattatcttcatttacactttccattgaaagaatatcaaacactctctctcggacagcttttaggaggtcttttgcacgcccatttcgaagcttttgtaagtgttttatcataaagtctccttcatataagttgttccttttttagtctagtttacatggatatcttatttgccccatttgaagattataTAGTcattcaaatattatgtaaactatagaaaggtcattctgggagataaactggagaatatgttatagtttggagttttttaccaagctaatggatagatattggtccgaaatttttatggagtattgttaacatgtatatgtgactattgattgaggatttttgcatgattaaagattttgatgaaattttttcttagatttagaaacttagaaactggaagaagaaaaacagtttctgttttgaaaaagtttaactctttggtggtctaaacctattccaatgactttgataattttattggaggatcctaagcatcttatatacatgttatattattattttgaagatatttggtgttagtttcaaagatatgaaattttatgcaaagagatattcaaataagccaaagtgtggatattcttggctaaatttatgttttggttaatttctaaccatgtaatcttgaattagaagcttatatatgttttaggacatctttttaaaccatgtgatggtttggtttgaagatcatatatttataagtcatagatcaagagatttatcaaaactagttgaggaaaaagtttctgtttttggactaagtgtaaaaccaaaaactccaaatgttattttgtgattttggtgactttagtttgatgatttaaagcatggttgatgttaggatgatattatgaatatgttagaagtaagatttgatttttgaaattcttggagatgttttgatttaaggtcaaaacttgtgattcaagtacttggatctttttacaaaaaaaagtttggtgttaattattagctttttctaaatggatgttttaagtatggtcttgaacttaggattggaagatgtttgttgcaaaattttggtttaagcatgagttttgaagttagaaggaattgcaacaaaaatcaaggaaaatagcctatggatgtttcggctatagtgtgttcttcatagttgtgttttgttttaaatttttctgagttgatatttaagtttaggataaaatttacatgaggaatataaattttggaaacttttggagttagtatgcaaaatccttaagttatgggtaaaacagttattttctcacatgtagaaagtaaaataaaaattttactctttaagttagtattttccatatttcaaattattagtgatttagttctaacttttagaatcactaattacagttcctcgtgatcgcacttgaaattttataagaaacgcggagatcgaggtaagttagcttttaacttactagcagtcttctgtgtatgtgtgctaagtaaaggaactacagtatatgtatgtatgttatcatatatgtcatgccatgccaagttatcacgtaattgtctattatacagaatttattctgtcatcaatttttatctgttacataatatattctgtcatgtattactgtacattacaagtatgtcatgttaaatatgttgtctattatatgttatgccatgttacaaaatgtttctatctcaagttggtcatgtatttcaagttatgttcaaatcacgttatgttacatcagggctccagtccttttgtattccagtcacgtttcatcttgaatacattcagtttgtgtagaatacatggggccacaacaactgtggagtatgtacttaactgcattgtgatgtgtagaatacatgagaccacaacaactgtggagtatgtatttacacgtaaaatacatagggccacaacaactgtggagtatgtatttttcatgttaagtcaagtttgtgtagaatacatgggtccacaacaactgtggagtatgtatttttcatgttaagtcaagtttgtgtagaatacatgggaccacaacaactgtggaatatgtattttttatgttaagtcaagtttgtgtagaatacatggggccacaacaactgtggagtatgtatttacacgtagaatacatggggccacaacaactgtggagtatgtatttttcatgttaattcaagtttcaaaacaagttcatgctaagtcaagtttcagatcaaattcatgtcaagtcaagttcagttcatgtttcaatttaagttatgtcaattatgctatgttgtacgccaagttatgctttaattacttatgaatttgattatgcatttatgcttttactgtcatccatgcattattagcctgtgtggaagtttttttgttaacttactgagatttgtaatcaaatctcactttggtagtcccaactaccattccccccgaatggtagattttgttacaggatctgaaggagaatcaggagctgatcaactagacacagttgactaagggacggtgcgacataaatgttaatatagtaattaacgtaaattactacttgtacgattgagttgcatctctagtactttttggatcataaccattttggactagtgttgtgatcttagttgttcaatggatttttatgtatgaaatatgttttaagcatttgggatattttcaatttggtgcatagtattgctaaagaaaaaatttatccgctgcgaatattgcatattgttagatgcatattaggaatattgcatcttatatgtcatgaacgggggcaggtaaccttgtgttgcatgtctcgacgcttcaaatgtccgtccgatcccaaacgaaatttgggggcgtcacaattatgCTTGCCCAAACAGGCCTAGCTACTAGCTAGGAGgaacaaaattcaaatattatatatatatattgaataaatGGATTGAGATTTCTATAGCTAATCATGTGTTCTCCAAATAGGTTATTACtcctcacatttttttttttttttttggaagagaACAAATCAAACTTTATTCAACTTGGTAAATCAAATGGATGAATACACGAGGGAATGTCCCCCAACGTTATGCTCTCCTTAGAGAGTTTAATAGCATCCTTGATTAAAGCATGAGCTACATTATTACATACTCTAGAAACATGTACTACAGACCGGCCATCTTTCAAAAGAACCTAACAAAACTTTAGCATCAGACAAAATCATCCCAGTTGATGACTCAACCTGGTTTAGATTGTTGAGAGATAAGACAACTTGCTTTGCATCTCCCTCAAATATCACTAGAGTTAGTTCCAACTGTTTGCAGAGAAGAATAGCTTTTAGAACACCATAAGATTCTGCTTAAATGAAAATTAGGAAAAAAGTCTTTTTGTGATCTTAAGGATGCCACCACTCTGCCCTCCCAGTTTCTGATCACGACACCGGCACCAATTTTGCACTTATCTTTATCAAATGCAATATCCCAATTGGCTTTGAAGACATTTAAAGGTGGTGCACTCCAAGTAGGAACACTTAGACTTGTCAATCTTGAACCG
This Carya illinoinensis cultivar Pawnee chromosome 11, C.illinoinensisPawnee_v1, whole genome shotgun sequence DNA region includes the following protein-coding sequences:
- the LOC122282531 gene encoding aspartic proteinase nepenthesin-2-like is translated as MARLQFLAAALFLYCTLIITMSQFHFIHAKRRGLSLKIIPRDSPESPLYAGNLTQLERIERFIKSSEAGSQYILGTKSTTTTTNSTLLSYQPENIRLRLLLEGVKFLVQVGIGSNTRETNVFIRGRRKLPCNHPLCQGDSALYQCVDGECVYHYEYGSGETTKGIASLDTFELLVGDQTTTEFIPDIIFGCSKESHFPQFAQNGVISGILGLNLSPDSLVSQLFDDEDRRFSHCFVPFPDAMMSPSFLKFGNDIPPPPANIQTTPFVTLPWSFHYHLNLLDISVSSHRIGFHPDTFKIKKDGSGGCTIDSGTLITQIDQNTVGIDAFSVVMTAFQNYYDSLGQLERVYSTEGFPLCYEYPPDFGDFATMTYHFEGGDYFVDSMYVNYYSDIGYYFCVAVREGNGQSILGAWHQQNMRITYDIHGVHCILLERPVLIMILPNSYIILL